DNA from Xanthomonas hyacinthi:
CCGAACGCGGCCTGGATCTTGTCGACGTTGTAGCCGATGCCAGTGGTGCCCCACAGGTACGGCACCGCGTAGGTATTGCCCGGATCCTGCTGGGCGATGCGCTGCATCATCGCCGGGTCCAGATTGGCCAGGTTGGGGATCTTGCGCTTGTCCAGCGGCAGGAACACGCCAGTCTGGATCTGCCGGCCGAGGAAACTCAGCGACGGCACCACCAAATCGTAGCCGCTGCCGCCGGCCAGCAGCTTGGCTTCCAGCACTTCGTTGCTGTCGAACACGTCGTAGGTGACGTGGATACCGCTGTGCCGCTCGAAGCCGGGCACGGTGCCCTCGGCGATGTAGTCCGACCAGTTGTAGACGTTCAGTTGCTGCGCATCGCCGCCGCCCGCCGCCTGCGTCGCGCCCCCGCCCTGGCCCGATCCGCCACAGCCCGCCAGGCACAGCACCGCCACCATCCCCGCTATCGCTCGCCGCTTCATCGTCGTCTCCATGCCGCCCGTTGCGGGCAGCGGTTGGCGGGACGCCGCGCTGGCGCGCGTCCCGGTGGTCCTCCCCTTCGGCGGCCGCGCGCGGCGCGGCCGTACTGCGTGCAGGCGCCGCGTCGCCGCGCCATGGACCACGGACGCGACCGGCTCAGCGGCCGGTCTTGATCTCCGTCCACAGGCGGGTATACAGCTTGTCCACCTCGGGCGGGTTGATCGAATAGGTGAACATCTTCGCCGCCACGTCCGGCGGCGGGTAGATGGTCGGGTCGTTGCGGATCGCCGCATCCACCAGCGGCGTCGCCTTCGGCACCGGATTGGCGTAGTGGATGAAGTTGGAATTGGCCGCGGCCACGTCCGGCGTCAGCAGGTAGTTGATGAACTTGTAGGCGTTCTCCGGATGCTTGGCATCCTTCGGGATCGCCAGCATGTCGAACCACTGCGGCGCGCCTTCCTTGGGAATCGAATAGGCCACGTGCACGCCGTTGTTGGCTTCCTCGGCGCGGTCGCGCGCCTGGATGATGTCGCCGGACCAGCCCACCGCCAGGCAGGTGCTGCCGTTGGCCAGCGAGGTCACGTACTGCGAGGAGTGGAAGTTCTGCACGTATGGGCGAATGCGCTTGATCAGCGCCGCGGCCTGCTCGATCTTGGCGCTGTCGGTAGTGTGCGGATCCTCGCCCTGGTAGTGCAGCGCGATCGGGATCAGGTCCGAGGGCGTATCGAGGATGGTGACGCCGCAGTCCTTGAGCTTGGCGATGTTCTCCGGCTTGAACACCAGGTCCCAGCTGTTGGCGATGTCGGTGCTGCCGAACGCGGCCTTGACCTTGTCCACGTTGTAGCCGATGCCGGTGGTGCCGACCATGTACGGCACGCCGTACTTGTTGCCCGGGTCCTGCTGCGCGATGCGCTGCATGATCTCCGGGTCCAGGTTGGCCAGGTTCGGGATCTTGCTCTTGTCCAGCGGCAGGAACACGCCGGCCTGGATCTGCCGGCCGAAGAAGTTCAGCGTCGGCACCACCACGTCGTAGCCGCTGCCGCCGGCCAGCAACTTGGTCTCGACCATCTCGTCGCTGTCGAACACGTCGTAGGTGACCTTGACCCCGCTGGCCTTCTCGAACGCGGGCACGGTGTTCTCGGCGATGTAGTCCGAATAGTT
Protein-coding regions in this window:
- a CDS encoding polyamine ABC transporter substrate-binding protein, with product MKLRLLTLSLSAALLASCGGSGGGEGGKPAAGEDQVLNVYNYSDYIAENTVPAFEKASGVKVTYDVFDSDEMVETKLLAGGSGYDVVVPTLNFFGRQIQAGVFLPLDKSKIPNLANLDPEIMQRIAQQDPGNKYGVPYMVGTTGIGYNVDKVKAAFGSTDIANSWDLVFKPENIAKLKDCGVTILDTPSDLIPIALHYQGEDPHTTDSAKIEQAAALIKRIRPYVQNFHSSQYVTSLANGSTCLAVGWSGDIIQARDRAEEANNGVHVAYSIPKEGAPQWFDMLAIPKDAKHPENAYKFINYLLTPDVAAANSNFIHYANPVPKATPLVDAAIRNDPTIYPPPDVAAKMFTYSINPPEVDKLYTRLWTEIKTGR